In Acidimicrobiia bacterium, the following proteins share a genomic window:
- a CDS encoding HD domain-containing protein codes for MVEELWLSICSADRALADHSGRTAILAAALGRAVHFSPIQVIQVQIAARLHDIGKVEVERRLLDKPTKLSPFEMIEVARHPLIGFQMLTGLVDEEIAQAVLCHHERFDGRGYPVGLRNSEIPLTARVLSVADAFDAMTSDRAYQHPQPVHQALQELRDNAGTQFDPDIVDAMHDLVVTSWQNGIPNWMELTA; via the coding sequence ATGGTCGAGGAACTGTGGCTTTCCATTTGCAGCGCAGATCGCGCCCTCGCCGATCACAGCGGGCGCACGGCCATCCTCGCCGCCGCCCTCGGTAGAGCCGTCCACTTCAGCCCGATCCAGGTCATCCAGGTACAGATCGCGGCCCGCCTCCACGACATCGGAAAGGTCGAAGTCGAACGCCGCCTCCTCGACAAACCCACCAAACTCAGCCCGTTCGAGATGATCGAGGTCGCCCGCCACCCGCTCATCGGCTTTCAGATGCTCACGGGTCTGGTCGACGAAGAGATCGCCCAGGCAGTTCTCTGTCACCACGAACGATTCGACGGACGGGGCTATCCGGTAGGCCTGAGGAATTCGGAGATCCCGCTCACGGCCCGGGTGTTGTCGGTGGCCGATGCGTTCGATGCCATGACCAGCGACCGGGCATATCAGCATCCCCAACCCGTCCATCAAGCACTTCAGGAACTCCGCGACAACGCAGGCACCCAGTTCGATCCAGACATCGTCGATGCCATGCACGACCTCGTTGTCACGTCGTGGCAGAACGGGATTCCCAACTGGATGGAACTCACCGCCTGA